A single window of Anopheles moucheti chromosome 2, idAnoMoucSN_F20_07, whole genome shotgun sequence DNA harbors:
- the LOC128309385 gene encoding ATP-binding cassette subfamily G member 4, whose translation MKDVEFQDIEYAVNVRKSFLSESHKRTILKGVSGVFRHGQLTAIMGPSGAGKSSLLNAISGYRKSGVQGTVHLNKKASCYITQEDHHQPMLTVEELMGIACKLKIKDQSDCQETITEVLSSLNLNHRRNVTAERLSGGERKRLSIALEMVANPSVFFLDEPTSGLDEVTAANCVRLLRDLARQDRTVVCTIHQPSASIFALFDHIYVIARGQCVYQGNPKALVPFLAHLNIECPRHYNPADFIIEICDSDTQELIPTLANAMQNGKSICSELQQAGAIAAGGPASGPASISSEHEPSSLEPVSEFVLKPTVTSMILDRQGPHVSTLVQKMKQITRFFHNRHAVSGFVQFWVLFRLMWTKIIRNRTVLWIQLIHHIACGIFIGLIFLDAANDGARMFDHLKFCLGVCFFFCYTQVMVPILSYPREVKLVKKECFNRWYGLFPYYLALTLSRLPVQLLLNIVFTLLVYWLSGLPQEFFRYCLFALVGIIVSLCAEGFGLMIGATFNVMNGSAIGPLTIAPFLGLAIYGFDFAPQIPVLMQWLMRVSFIRGGVVSVVLVVFGYNRAKLECNEMYCHFDDPKVLLHYVRIDNTTLLFELAILISMTLFYRLVCYLSLRRRFYK comes from the exons AAAATCAGGCGTTCAGGGTACGGTGCACCTGAACAAGAAGGCATCATGCTACATCACACAGGAGGACCACCACCAACCGATGCTGACGGTGGAAGAACTGATGGGGATCGCGTGCAAGCTTAAAATTAAGGACCAGTCCGACTGTCAGGAAACGATCACGGAGGTACTGTCCAGCTTGAACCTGAACCATCGGCGCAATGTAACGGCTGAACGGCTGAGCGGTGGCGAACGGAAACGGCTCTCGATCGCGCTGGAGATGGTTGCCAACCCGTCCGTCTTTTTCTTGGACGAACCGACGAGCGGTTTGGATGAGGTGACGGCAGCGAACTGCGTGCGATTGCTGCGTGATCTTGCCCGTCAGGATCGGACAGTGGTCTGTACGATACATCAGCCTTCGGCGAGCATTTTCGCGTTGTTCGATCACATTTACGTGATTGCTCGGGGACAGTGCGTGTACCAGGGCAATCCGAAGGCGCTCGTTCCATTTCTGGCCCATCTGAACATCGAATGCCCGCGGCACTACAATCCGGCTGACTTTA TTATTGAAATCTGTGATAGTGACACCCAGGAACTTATTCCAACACTTGCCAACGCGATGCAGAACGGTAAATCTATATGCTCTGAACTCCAGCAAGCCGGAGCAATTGCAGCCGGTGGCCCAGCATCCGGACCTGCCTCGATCTCCTCCGAACACGAACCATCGTCGCTCGAGCCGGTCAGCGAGTTTGTGCTGAAGCCGACGGTCACCTCCATGATACTGGATCGGCAAGGTCCGCACGTTAGTACGCTCGTGCAGAAGATGAAACAGATCACACGCTTCTTCCACAACCGGCACGCCGTGTCCGGGTTCGTACAGTTCTGGGTGCTGTTTCGATTGATGTGGACCAAAATCATACGCAACCGAACGGTGCTCTGGATTCAGCTGATACATCACATAGCGTGTGGTATTTTCATCG GTTTGATATTTTTGGATGCTGCCAACGACGGTGCACGTATGTTTGATCACCTGAAGTTCTGTCTCGGAGTGTGCTTCTTCTTTTGCTACACACAGGTTATGGTTCCAATTTTAAGCT ATCCACGAGAGGTAAAGCTGGTAAAGAAGGAATGCTTCAATCGCTGGTACGGTCTATTTCCCTACTATCTTGCCCTCACACTATCCCGACTGCCCGTACAGTTGCTGCTCAATATTGTGTTCACTCTGCTGGTGTACTGGTTGTCCGGTTTGCCACAAGAGTTCTTCCGCTACTGTTTGTTCGCGCTCGTCGGCATCATTGTGTCGCTGTGCGCGGAAGGATTCGGTCTCATGATCGGTGCCACTTTCAATGTGATG AACGGTTCCGCCATTGGTCCGCTGACGATAGCGCCCTTCCTTGGGCTGGCCATCTACGGGTTTGACTTTGCACCTCAGATTCCCGTCCTGATGCAGTGGCTAATGCGCGTATCATTCATTCGTGGCGGTGTTGTGTCCGTTGTGCTGGTAGTGTTTGGCTACAACCGGGCCAAGTTGGAGTGTAACGAGATGTACTGCCACTTTGACGATCCGAAGGTTCTGCTGCATTACGTACGCATCGATAACACCACACTGTTGTTTGAGCTGGCCATTCTGATCTCGATGACGCTCTTCTACCGGTTGGTGTGCTACCTGAGCCTAAGGAGACGCTTCTACAAGTAG